One Xiphophorus maculatus strain JP 163 A chromosome 9, X_maculatus-5.0-male, whole genome shotgun sequence DNA segment encodes these proteins:
- the ccdc124 gene encoding coiled-coil domain-containing protein 124, which produces MPKKFQGENSKAATAKARKAEAKAVADARKKKEEEDALWEETDKHVLKKEQRKDDKEKKRLELLERKKENQRLLDEENAGIKGKAQKEAAAGGKVTRAQIQEILQNDQQQELEIKPIEKSHLETPLEENINRVIAEEGSMEARTIEEAISVLSTGPEDLDRHPERRMKAAFTAFEEANMPRLKMENPNMRMSQLKQQLKKEWAKSPENPLNQRFASYNSK; this is translated from the exons ATGCCAAAGAAGTTCCAGGGTGAGAACTCCAAGGCGGCCACTGCCAAAGCCCGCAAGGCTGAGGCCAAGGCAGTGGCAGACGCCCGTaagaagaaggaagaagaagacgCTCTCTGGgaagaaacagacaaacatgTACTTAAAAAAGAGCAGAGGAAG GACGACAAGGAGAAGAAGCGGTTGGAGCTTCTtgagaggaaaaaggaaaaccaGCGGCTCCTGGATGAGGAGAACGCCGGGATAAAAGGAAAAGCACAAAAGGAGGCAGCAGCTGGTGGAAAAGTGACTCGTGCTCAAATTCAGGAGATACTTCAAAATGACCAGCAGCAAGAACTGGAGATTAAGCCGATAG AGAAAAGCCACCTGGAGACTCCTCTAGAGGAGAATATTAACAGAGTCATAGCTGAAGAAGGAAGTATGGAAGCCCGAACAATTGAGGAGGCCATCTCTGTGCTCAG CACGGGGCCGGAAGACCTGGACCGCCATCCGGAGCGGCGGATGAAAGCAGCTTTTACTGCCTTTGAGGAAGCAAACATGCCCCGACTAAAAATGGAGAACCCCAACATGAGGATGTCGCAGCTAAAGCAACAGCTGAAAAAAGAGTGGGCCAAATCTCCTGAGAACCCTCTGAACCAGCGTTTTGCCTCCTACAACTCGAAGTGA
- the kcnn1 gene encoding small conductance calcium-activated potassium channel protein 1 isoform X2 — MRLILVKPTNATRRLDSTGEAFQDGEHQHCATGGPEEKHNPFSGSPDKESSSPQKSRCCASSSLHEKSNGINPPRGSAQRSPSKTQNLLLSQLSDQNWQLLCGEDPPSAGRVEDIVENPNHINRCGCPCPDALQHSDILSLQPQSNKESVPRGRTKRSVSSPHTLPFLESVYPSTTCQVSTQQTNHKDLRKPSTNHPRNIIVPQCSGQDGDKDQHCNHKKVRNFSQATHSKLFNIPLSSGQCAMRNKKLSAHSLDVNWRDLFGKEPLLVQQHQRKDSHCFATDDQTWKPSGESSFALKCRHLPYNRLTRAPWGKRSATPASQKSFTSFSTSQCSLLENQDLVERTREQESQEPSQHLIGSKQSLPKLCPPFSDTLESGSVQNGDAVRPLSSLGTLSSSFADFPSDQQQLQLLQSAILEDAFSKVIGDDSSKANSENLITTEGNKPQKKTKDISYRLGQRRALFGKRKQLSDYALVCGMFGIIAMVIETELSRTFYTKESIYSYVLKGLISISTAILLGLILMYHAREIQLFMVDNGADDWRIAMTFERILFIVLELLICAIHPIPGQYVFTWTARLAFNYTASVADADVDIILSVPMFLRLYLIGRVMLLHSKLFTDASSRSIGALNKINFDTRFVMKTLMTICPGTVLLVFSVSCWIIAAWTVRVCERYHDAQEVTSTFLGAMWLISITFLSIGYGDMVPHTYCGKGVCLLTGIMGAGCTALVVAVVARKSELTRAEKHVHNFMMDTQLYKKIKNTAANVLRETWLIYKNTKLVKKIDHGRVRQHQRKFLQAIHQLRRLKMEQRKLTDQANTVADLAKTQNMMYDLVLDLQHRTGELDRRIVALEEKLDSILIGVQSLPVVLSQAIAKLQKDFLDDLACRVHFLSSSLSSECCSAHPKQLCPGSSTPETPYS; from the exons ATGAGGTTGATCCTGGTTAAACCCACCAATGCAACAAGACGTCTTGACTCAACAGGTGAAGCCTTCCAAGATGGAGAACATCAACACTGTGCTACAGGAGGTCCTGAGGAGAAGCACAATCCATTCTCTGGAAGCCCAGACAAAGAATCTTCATCTCCTCAGAAGAGTCGCTGCTGTGCTTCATCTTCCCTCCATGAGAAGTCGAATGGAATCAATCCTCCAAGAGGCTCGGCTCAGAGGTCGCCTTCAAAAACACAGAACCTTTTACTGTCACAGCTGAGTGACCAAAACTGGCAGCTGCTTTGTGGGGAGGATCCACCCTCAGCAGGAAGAGTGGAAGACATTGTGGAAAATCCAAACCATATTAACAGATGTGGCTGCCCCTGTCCTGATGCTCTCCAACATTCTGACATCTTAAGTTTACAGCCACAATCAAATAAAGAAAGTGTCCCAAGAGGCAGAACTAAGAGAAGCGTTTCATCACCTCATACCCTGCCTTTCCTTGAAAGCGTATACCCGTCCACCACTTGCCAAGTTTCAACACAGCAAACAAATCACAAAGATCTTCGCAAACCTTCTACAAACCACCCGAGGAACATCATCGTGCCTCAGTGCTCTGGCCAAGACGGTGATAAAGATCAGCATTGCAATCATAAAAAAGTCAGAAACTTCAGCCAAGCAACTCATTCTAAGTTGTTCAACATTCCTTTAAGCTCAGGTCAGTGTGCTATGAGAAATAAGAAACTCTCTGCACACAGTTTAGATGTCAACTGGAGAGACCTTTTTGGCAAAGAACCACTTTTGGTGCAGCAGCATCAAAGAAAAGACTCTCACTGCTTCGCAACTGATGATCAAACATGGAAGCCATCTGGAGAGTCATCCTTTGCACTGAAGTGCCGCCATCTTCCTTACAATCGCCTAACCAGAGCACCATGGGGAAAAAGATCAGCTACACCAGCCAGTCAGAAAAGTTTCACCTCTTTCTCTACCAGCCAGTGTAGTTTGCTTGAAAACCAAGATTTGGTGGAGAGAACAAGAGAACAAGAAAGTCAG GAACCCTCTCAGCATCTCATTGGATCCAAACAATCACTCCCTAAACTCTGCCCTCCATTTTCTGATACCTTAGAAAGTGGTAGTGTCCAAAACGGGGATGCAGTGCGACCACTCAGCAGCCTGGGCACTTTAAGCTCTAGTTTTGCAGATTTTCCTTCAGACCAACAGCAACTTCAGCTGCTTCAGAGTGCCATTCTTGAGGACGCCTTCTCCAAGGTCATCGGAGATGACTCCAGTAAGGCCAACAGTGAAAACCTGATCACAACAGAGGGAAacaaaccacagaagaagaccAAGGACATCAGCTACCGGCTGGGTCAGAGGAGAGCTCTATTTGGGAAGCGCAAACAGTTGAGCGACTACGCGTTGGTCTGTGGGATGTTTGGTATCATCGCCATGGTCATCGAGACAGAGCTTTCAAGAACTTTTTACACTAAG GAATCCATCTATTCTTATGTGCTGAAAGGATTGATCAGCATTTCCACTGCAATTCTTCTTGGACTCATTCTGATGTACCACGCAAGGGAAATACAG TTGTTCATGGTTGACAATGGGGCAGATGACTGGAGGATAGCAATGACCTTTGAGAGGATCCTCTTCATTGTGTTGGAGCTCCTCATCTGTGCCATCCATCCAATCCCAGGCCAGTATGTGTTCACCTGGACTGCCCGCCTGGCCTTCAATTATACAGCATCTGTAGCAGATGCCGATGTAGACATCATTCTTTCTGTCCCGATGTTCCTGCGTCTGTACCTGATCGGACGTGTCATGCTGCTGCACAGCAAGCTGTTCACAGATGCCTCCTCACGCAGCATCGGGGCCCTCAATAAGATTAATTTCGACACTCGTTTTGTGATGAAGACTCTGATGACCATCTGCCCCGGGACTGTCCTGCTGGTCTTTAGTGTCTCCTGTTGGATCATTGCAGCGTGGACAGTGCGTGTATGTGAGAG GTATCATGATGCACAAGAAGTAACAAGCACCTTCCTGGGAGCAATGTGGCTGATCTCCATCACTTTCCTGTCCATTGGTTATGGAGACATGGTCCCTCACACCTACTGTGGGAAAGGAGTTTGCCTCTTGACAGGAATTATG GGAGCAGGTTGTACAGCTTTGGTGGTGGCTGTTGTTGCAAGGAAGTCAGAGCTCACAAGAGCTGAAAAACATGTCCATAATTTTATGATGGATACTCAACTTTACAAAAAG ataaaaaacacagcagcaaatgtTTTAAGGGAGACTTGGCTtatctacaaaaacacaaagctggTCAAAAAGATTGACCACGGCCGTGTGCGGCAGCATCAGCGGAAATTTCTGCAGGCCATCCACCA actgAGAAGACTCAAAATGGAGCAAAGGAAACTAACTGACCAGGCAAATACTGTTGCTGATCTCGCAAAG ACTCAGAACATGATGTACGATCTGGTATTAGATCTGCAGCATCGAACTGGGGAGCTGGACAGGAGGATTGTGGCTCTGGAAGAGAAACTGGACTCCATCCTTATCGGAGTGCAATCGCTGCCAGTTGTTCTATCTCAAGCAATagcaaaactacaaaaagaTTTCCTGGATGACTTAGCGTGCCGCGTTCACTTCCTGTCGTCCTCACTGAGCTCGGAGTGCTGTTCAGCACATCCCAAGCAACTTTGTCCTGGATCAAGCACACCAGAGACGCCGTACAGCTGA
- the kcnn1 gene encoding small conductance calcium-activated potassium channel protein 1 isoform X1 → MRLILVKPTNATRRLDSTGEAFQDGEHQHCATGGPEEKHNPFSGSPDKESSSPQKSRCCASSSLHEKSNGINPPRGSAQRSPSKTQNLLLSQLSDQNWQLLCGEDPPSAGRVEDIVENPNHINRCGCPCPDALQHSDILSLQPQSNKESVPRGRTKRSVSSPHTLPFLESVYPSTTCQVSTQQTNHKDLRKPSTNHPRNIIVPQCSGQDGDKDQHCNHKKVRNFSQATHSKLFNIPLSSGQCAMRNKKLSAHSLDVNWRDLFGKEPLLVQQHQRKDSHCFATDDQTWKPSGESSFALKCRHLPYNRLTRAPWGKRSATPASQKSFTSFSTSQCSLLENQDLVERTREQESQEPSQHLIGSKQSLPKLCPPFSDTLESGSVQNGDAVRPLSSLGTLSSSFADFPSDQQQLQLLQSAILEDAFSKVIGDDSSKANSENLITTEGNKPQKKTKDISYRLGQRRALFGKRKQLSDYALVCGMFGIIAMVIETELSRTFYTKESIYSYVLKGLISISTAILLGLILMYHAREIQLFMVDNGADDWRIAMTFERILFIVLELLICAIHPIPGQYVFTWTARLAFNYTASVADADVDIILSVPMFLRLYLIGRVMLLHSKLFTDASSRSIGALNKINFDTRFVMKTLMTICPGTVLLVFSVSCWIIAAWTVRVCESRYHDAQEVTSTFLGAMWLISITFLSIGYGDMVPHTYCGKGVCLLTGIMGAGCTALVVAVVARKSELTRAEKHVHNFMMDTQLYKKIKNTAANVLRETWLIYKNTKLVKKIDHGRVRQHQRKFLQAIHQLRRLKMEQRKLTDQANTVADLAKTQNMMYDLVLDLQHRTGELDRRIVALEEKLDSILIGVQSLPVVLSQAIAKLQKDFLDDLACRVHFLSSSLSSECCSAHPKQLCPGSSTPETPYS, encoded by the exons ATGAGGTTGATCCTGGTTAAACCCACCAATGCAACAAGACGTCTTGACTCAACAGGTGAAGCCTTCCAAGATGGAGAACATCAACACTGTGCTACAGGAGGTCCTGAGGAGAAGCACAATCCATTCTCTGGAAGCCCAGACAAAGAATCTTCATCTCCTCAGAAGAGTCGCTGCTGTGCTTCATCTTCCCTCCATGAGAAGTCGAATGGAATCAATCCTCCAAGAGGCTCGGCTCAGAGGTCGCCTTCAAAAACACAGAACCTTTTACTGTCACAGCTGAGTGACCAAAACTGGCAGCTGCTTTGTGGGGAGGATCCACCCTCAGCAGGAAGAGTGGAAGACATTGTGGAAAATCCAAACCATATTAACAGATGTGGCTGCCCCTGTCCTGATGCTCTCCAACATTCTGACATCTTAAGTTTACAGCCACAATCAAATAAAGAAAGTGTCCCAAGAGGCAGAACTAAGAGAAGCGTTTCATCACCTCATACCCTGCCTTTCCTTGAAAGCGTATACCCGTCCACCACTTGCCAAGTTTCAACACAGCAAACAAATCACAAAGATCTTCGCAAACCTTCTACAAACCACCCGAGGAACATCATCGTGCCTCAGTGCTCTGGCCAAGACGGTGATAAAGATCAGCATTGCAATCATAAAAAAGTCAGAAACTTCAGCCAAGCAACTCATTCTAAGTTGTTCAACATTCCTTTAAGCTCAGGTCAGTGTGCTATGAGAAATAAGAAACTCTCTGCACACAGTTTAGATGTCAACTGGAGAGACCTTTTTGGCAAAGAACCACTTTTGGTGCAGCAGCATCAAAGAAAAGACTCTCACTGCTTCGCAACTGATGATCAAACATGGAAGCCATCTGGAGAGTCATCCTTTGCACTGAAGTGCCGCCATCTTCCTTACAATCGCCTAACCAGAGCACCATGGGGAAAAAGATCAGCTACACCAGCCAGTCAGAAAAGTTTCACCTCTTTCTCTACCAGCCAGTGTAGTTTGCTTGAAAACCAAGATTTGGTGGAGAGAACAAGAGAACAAGAAAGTCAG GAACCCTCTCAGCATCTCATTGGATCCAAACAATCACTCCCTAAACTCTGCCCTCCATTTTCTGATACCTTAGAAAGTGGTAGTGTCCAAAACGGGGATGCAGTGCGACCACTCAGCAGCCTGGGCACTTTAAGCTCTAGTTTTGCAGATTTTCCTTCAGACCAACAGCAACTTCAGCTGCTTCAGAGTGCCATTCTTGAGGACGCCTTCTCCAAGGTCATCGGAGATGACTCCAGTAAGGCCAACAGTGAAAACCTGATCACAACAGAGGGAAacaaaccacagaagaagaccAAGGACATCAGCTACCGGCTGGGTCAGAGGAGAGCTCTATTTGGGAAGCGCAAACAGTTGAGCGACTACGCGTTGGTCTGTGGGATGTTTGGTATCATCGCCATGGTCATCGAGACAGAGCTTTCAAGAACTTTTTACACTAAG GAATCCATCTATTCTTATGTGCTGAAAGGATTGATCAGCATTTCCACTGCAATTCTTCTTGGACTCATTCTGATGTACCACGCAAGGGAAATACAG TTGTTCATGGTTGACAATGGGGCAGATGACTGGAGGATAGCAATGACCTTTGAGAGGATCCTCTTCATTGTGTTGGAGCTCCTCATCTGTGCCATCCATCCAATCCCAGGCCAGTATGTGTTCACCTGGACTGCCCGCCTGGCCTTCAATTATACAGCATCTGTAGCAGATGCCGATGTAGACATCATTCTTTCTGTCCCGATGTTCCTGCGTCTGTACCTGATCGGACGTGTCATGCTGCTGCACAGCAAGCTGTTCACAGATGCCTCCTCACGCAGCATCGGGGCCCTCAATAAGATTAATTTCGACACTCGTTTTGTGATGAAGACTCTGATGACCATCTGCCCCGGGACTGTCCTGCTGGTCTTTAGTGTCTCCTGTTGGATCATTGCAGCGTGGACAGTGCGTGTATGTGAGAG TAGGTATCATGATGCACAAGAAGTAACAAGCACCTTCCTGGGAGCAATGTGGCTGATCTCCATCACTTTCCTGTCCATTGGTTATGGAGACATGGTCCCTCACACCTACTGTGGGAAAGGAGTTTGCCTCTTGACAGGAATTATG GGAGCAGGTTGTACAGCTTTGGTGGTGGCTGTTGTTGCAAGGAAGTCAGAGCTCACAAGAGCTGAAAAACATGTCCATAATTTTATGATGGATACTCAACTTTACAAAAAG ataaaaaacacagcagcaaatgtTTTAAGGGAGACTTGGCTtatctacaaaaacacaaagctggTCAAAAAGATTGACCACGGCCGTGTGCGGCAGCATCAGCGGAAATTTCTGCAGGCCATCCACCA actgAGAAGACTCAAAATGGAGCAAAGGAAACTAACTGACCAGGCAAATACTGTTGCTGATCTCGCAAAG ACTCAGAACATGATGTACGATCTGGTATTAGATCTGCAGCATCGAACTGGGGAGCTGGACAGGAGGATTGTGGCTCTGGAAGAGAAACTGGACTCCATCCTTATCGGAGTGCAATCGCTGCCAGTTGTTCTATCTCAAGCAATagcaaaactacaaaaagaTTTCCTGGATGACTTAGCGTGCCGCGTTCACTTCCTGTCGTCCTCACTGAGCTCGGAGTGCTGTTCAGCACATCCCAAGCAACTTTGTCCTGGATCAAGCACACCAGAGACGCCGTACAGCTGA
- the kcnn1 gene encoding small conductance calcium-activated potassium channel protein 1 isoform X3 yields the protein MRLILVKPTNATRRLDSTGEAFQDGEHQHCATGGPEEKHNPFSGSPDKESSSPQKSRCCASSSLHEKSNGINPPRGSAQRSPSKTQNLLLSQLSDQNWQLLCGEDPPSAGRVEDIVENPNHINRCGCPCPDALQHSDILSLQPQSNKESVPRGRTKRSVSSPHTLPFLESVYPSTTCQVSTQQTNHKDLRKPSTNHPRNIIVPQCSGQDGDKDQHCNHKKVRNFSQATHSKLFNIPLSSGQCAMRNKKLSAHSLDVNWRDLFGKEPLLVQQHQRKDSHCFATDDQTWKPSGESSFALKCRHLPYNRLTRAPWGKRSATPASQKSFTSFSTSQCSLLENQDLVERTREQESQEPSQHLIGSKQSLPKLCPPFSDTLESGSVQNGDAVRPLSSLGTLSSSFADFPSDQQQLQLLQSAILEDAFSKVIGDDSSKANSENLITTEGNKPQKKTKDISYRLGQRRALFGKRKQLSDYALVCGMFGIIAMVIETELSRTFYTKESIYSYVLKGLISISTAILLGLILMYHAREIQLFMVDNGADDWRIAMTFERILFIVLELLICAIHPIPGHKLFTDASSRSIGALNKINFDTRFVMKTLMTICPGTVLLVFSVSCWIIAAWTVRVCESRYHDAQEVTSTFLGAMWLISITFLSIGYGDMVPHTYCGKGVCLLTGIMGAGCTALVVAVVARKSELTRAEKHVHNFMMDTQLYKKIKNTAANVLRETWLIYKNTKLVKKIDHGRVRQHQRKFLQAIHQLRRLKMEQRKLTDQANTVADLAKTQNMMYDLVLDLQHRTGELDRRIVALEEKLDSILIGVQSLPVVLSQAIAKLQKDFLDDLACRVHFLSSSLSSECCSAHPKQLCPGSSTPETPYS from the exons ATGAGGTTGATCCTGGTTAAACCCACCAATGCAACAAGACGTCTTGACTCAACAGGTGAAGCCTTCCAAGATGGAGAACATCAACACTGTGCTACAGGAGGTCCTGAGGAGAAGCACAATCCATTCTCTGGAAGCCCAGACAAAGAATCTTCATCTCCTCAGAAGAGTCGCTGCTGTGCTTCATCTTCCCTCCATGAGAAGTCGAATGGAATCAATCCTCCAAGAGGCTCGGCTCAGAGGTCGCCTTCAAAAACACAGAACCTTTTACTGTCACAGCTGAGTGACCAAAACTGGCAGCTGCTTTGTGGGGAGGATCCACCCTCAGCAGGAAGAGTGGAAGACATTGTGGAAAATCCAAACCATATTAACAGATGTGGCTGCCCCTGTCCTGATGCTCTCCAACATTCTGACATCTTAAGTTTACAGCCACAATCAAATAAAGAAAGTGTCCCAAGAGGCAGAACTAAGAGAAGCGTTTCATCACCTCATACCCTGCCTTTCCTTGAAAGCGTATACCCGTCCACCACTTGCCAAGTTTCAACACAGCAAACAAATCACAAAGATCTTCGCAAACCTTCTACAAACCACCCGAGGAACATCATCGTGCCTCAGTGCTCTGGCCAAGACGGTGATAAAGATCAGCATTGCAATCATAAAAAAGTCAGAAACTTCAGCCAAGCAACTCATTCTAAGTTGTTCAACATTCCTTTAAGCTCAGGTCAGTGTGCTATGAGAAATAAGAAACTCTCTGCACACAGTTTAGATGTCAACTGGAGAGACCTTTTTGGCAAAGAACCACTTTTGGTGCAGCAGCATCAAAGAAAAGACTCTCACTGCTTCGCAACTGATGATCAAACATGGAAGCCATCTGGAGAGTCATCCTTTGCACTGAAGTGCCGCCATCTTCCTTACAATCGCCTAACCAGAGCACCATGGGGAAAAAGATCAGCTACACCAGCCAGTCAGAAAAGTTTCACCTCTTTCTCTACCAGCCAGTGTAGTTTGCTTGAAAACCAAGATTTGGTGGAGAGAACAAGAGAACAAGAAAGTCAG GAACCCTCTCAGCATCTCATTGGATCCAAACAATCACTCCCTAAACTCTGCCCTCCATTTTCTGATACCTTAGAAAGTGGTAGTGTCCAAAACGGGGATGCAGTGCGACCACTCAGCAGCCTGGGCACTTTAAGCTCTAGTTTTGCAGATTTTCCTTCAGACCAACAGCAACTTCAGCTGCTTCAGAGTGCCATTCTTGAGGACGCCTTCTCCAAGGTCATCGGAGATGACTCCAGTAAGGCCAACAGTGAAAACCTGATCACAACAGAGGGAAacaaaccacagaagaagaccAAGGACATCAGCTACCGGCTGGGTCAGAGGAGAGCTCTATTTGGGAAGCGCAAACAGTTGAGCGACTACGCGTTGGTCTGTGGGATGTTTGGTATCATCGCCATGGTCATCGAGACAGAGCTTTCAAGAACTTTTTACACTAAG GAATCCATCTATTCTTATGTGCTGAAAGGATTGATCAGCATTTCCACTGCAATTCTTCTTGGACTCATTCTGATGTACCACGCAAGGGAAATACAG TTGTTCATGGTTGACAATGGGGCAGATGACTGGAGGATAGCAATGACCTTTGAGAGGATCCTCTTCATTGTGTTGGAGCTCCTCATCTGTGCCATCCATCCAATCCCAGGCCA CAAGCTGTTCACAGATGCCTCCTCACGCAGCATCGGGGCCCTCAATAAGATTAATTTCGACACTCGTTTTGTGATGAAGACTCTGATGACCATCTGCCCCGGGACTGTCCTGCTGGTCTTTAGTGTCTCCTGTTGGATCATTGCAGCGTGGACAGTGCGTGTATGTGAGAG TAGGTATCATGATGCACAAGAAGTAACAAGCACCTTCCTGGGAGCAATGTGGCTGATCTCCATCACTTTCCTGTCCATTGGTTATGGAGACATGGTCCCTCACACCTACTGTGGGAAAGGAGTTTGCCTCTTGACAGGAATTATG GGAGCAGGTTGTACAGCTTTGGTGGTGGCTGTTGTTGCAAGGAAGTCAGAGCTCACAAGAGCTGAAAAACATGTCCATAATTTTATGATGGATACTCAACTTTACAAAAAG ataaaaaacacagcagcaaatgtTTTAAGGGAGACTTGGCTtatctacaaaaacacaaagctggTCAAAAAGATTGACCACGGCCGTGTGCGGCAGCATCAGCGGAAATTTCTGCAGGCCATCCACCA actgAGAAGACTCAAAATGGAGCAAAGGAAACTAACTGACCAGGCAAATACTGTTGCTGATCTCGCAAAG ACTCAGAACATGATGTACGATCTGGTATTAGATCTGCAGCATCGAACTGGGGAGCTGGACAGGAGGATTGTGGCTCTGGAAGAGAAACTGGACTCCATCCTTATCGGAGTGCAATCGCTGCCAGTTGTTCTATCTCAAGCAATagcaaaactacaaaaagaTTTCCTGGATGACTTAGCGTGCCGCGTTCACTTCCTGTCGTCCTCACTGAGCTCGGAGTGCTGTTCAGCACATCCCAAGCAACTTTGTCCTGGATCAAGCACACCAGAGACGCCGTACAGCTGA